The DNA region CCTTCTGGTTTTCCTGAGCAAAAGTGAGCCCTCCGGTATACAGCTTCTCTAAAAACTCAACCTGCTCCAAAGGAGTAACTCTTAAATTGCCATCAAGCCAGAAAGCGATTGTAGAACCTTTTGTGTCAGCATTTGTATAGCCCAGTGCCAACAACTCTTCATGTATACGCTCGCGGCCTATACGTCTGGCTGTCTCTTCAAAATACCAGATAGCTGAATACTTAACAGCCTGTTCAAGGTTCAAATCCTGATTCCAAGGTTTGTACCCGCGATTCTTACCATCCCACTTCAAAACTGAATCGACATTTTCATGCACCCCGCTCTTTAGGGCTATAAGACTATGAACGATTTTAAATGTCGATGCCGGCATCAATGGTTTATCTACCAGTTGCAAATCACTGGAAGTAATGACTTTACGTTCAGCATCAAGCAGAACAAAACAGCCCTTGTATCCACACTCTTCAAAAGGCTCGGCAAGTCGCTTATCAAGAACGACAGGACCGGCAAAAGCAATTGAGCAAAAGATGCATAAGCAAAATACAGTAACCCCAAACACCCTTAACAAAACCATGGCAGTCTCTTGTAAAAATTACTTCAGCGAACAAACTTAGAACTCAGTCTTATTCTTGACCTTCCATTCCCCATATTCTTTCTTCAAGTGAAACAGGGAATTTTCCGTTATCTGATGCGATTGCATGTCATAGATAACCGTATAATCACCTTTGACCCAAAGTTCCACTTGCGTAGGGGTCAGGGTGCGGATGCTGAAACGCAAACCCGATGTCGAAACTATCGCTTGCTGATATTTATCAAGAACCTTACGTTTTTGCAGCATGGCCCGGAAATTCTCAAAAGTGGAACTTTCGAGCAGGAACTGATCCTGCGTAAACATACGCGGGTACTCTTCATTGATGGTCACAAAATTTGTGTAGAACTTGTCAAAAAAGACCTTCATTTCATCAAGCACAGCCTGCCTCTTCTCAAGATCGCTCATCTTTTCGTAAAGAACTTTTTTTTCCTCCACGCTCATCTTGCGTGGCTTGACTATCACGGCTTCACCAATTGCGGAAGTATCAAGCTTTCCTTTTTCGGGAGCTGAGGCAGCTGCAATCTCATCCGGGGTAATACGGTGATACTTGATAAGCACCTCGGAAACCCCGGCCTGTTCAACGCTGTTATGCTTATACACAGAGCGGATGTTCAGACCAAGGCTGGTGGTGGGGAATTTACGGATTCTGGGATTCTGCTTTTTATCTGAATCCATAAGGGTAAACTCCTGCCGCTGGCCCCCGGAAAACGAAATAGCAACATCCTTAACCCGATTAACCTTACCCTGATTCGGCCCGGCATCAACCCCGTTCACAATGTAAACGGAATCAACAATAACCTGCGCCGGGAAAAAGAACTGAACCCACTCCCCGGCCCCGCTGCCCTCACTGTTCTCAATCCATCCGGTAGTACTGTTTCCGTCAGTAAGATACTTGCCGTTGAATACTGTTTCACCCTCTACGGGCACAAAAGATGACGTGCGCACATGAAATGGCTGAGCAAAAGCCATAGATGGAAGGCACAAAAGACAAACAAGAAAGATGAGCTTGCGCAACATGTAAAAATCTCCGGGAATGATAGTCTGATGAGAATTTATTTTGCAGGATCGGTGATGTTTATAACGGAATGAAGATCGGCTGAAAATACAAAAAGCCCGCCTTTCAACTGAAAAACGGGCTTAGGAGCAATCGCTTGCTCAGAAAAAGACAGTCAAACTATATATTGACTACCAGCGGGGGCGCGGTGCGCGGGGCTTCGCTTCGTTAACCTTGAGGTTACGACCGCCGAAGTCTTTACCATCCAGATTGTCGATAGCTTCCATTGCGCCAGCGTCTTCCATTTCAACAAAACCGAAGCCACGGGGACGACCGGTTTCTCTGTCTTCGATGAGTTTAACAGATACAACTTCACCGAAAGCTTCGAAAGCAGCGCGGACTTCGTCTTCAGTTGCAGACCAGGGCAGGTTACCGACATAGATGTTCTTGGACATTAAAAATTCTCCTAAAAAAATGTAAAAAACTTTCACGCAGGTGCGTCAGGTACAAAAAAAGGACAGCGAACAAGATGCGCACGCTGCTCCTTGATATACCTGTTTAAACTAAAAACAACTTCCTTCAAAGAGGCCGTTGTCAACTAAAGACACAGTTTTACTACTTCCCTATAAAAGTCAAGCAAAATATTTCAAAAATAAAATGTTTTTTTTGAAAATATATTCGGCTTCGATAGTAAAACCCCAAATTATACTTTAGAACTCCGCACGTTACGGCGTCTTCTCCTTGGAGGACGACCCGGCTTGCGCTGTCCGCTATCTTCACTGTTTGTTGAAGATTTTCCATACTTGCGTTTTTGCGAACTGCGAGAGCTGCGACCACCTTCACCAGCACCGGATCCTTTCTCAGAATTTCTTTCCGAACTTCTTTCCGAACGTCTTCCAGCTCCCCTTTCGGACCGTTTAGCTCCCCCTCTACCGGTATTTCCGCCGGATCTGCGGGGGTTACTCTTTTGGTCCGCGTGAGCATTAGGCTTATCGTAATCAAAATCTTCCAGCGTGCGATGCTCAATGGAGTACCCCACAGCCTTTTCAATTTCACGCATGAGCCGCAGGTCATCACGGGTAACAAATGAAAATGCGCTGCCGCTACGCCCTGCGCGCCCGGTCCTGCCGATGCGGTGGGTGTAGGTTTCTGCGGTATCGGGCACATCAAGGTTGATAACGTGGGTGATGCGGTCGCAATCAATTCCGCGCGCTGCAATATCTGTTGCAACCATAACTTTGAAGGTGCCGTCCCGGAATCCGTCCAGAGAACGCTGACGCTGATTCTGGCTCATATTACCCTGCAAAAAAGTGGCCTTATGACCACGAGCCGCAAGCCTGCGGGCCAAATTCTTAGCCTTGTGCTTGGTGCGGGTAAAAACCAGCATGCTATCGTATTTAGTCTGTTCAAGAACTCTGAACAACAGGTTGTTTTTCAAGTGCTGGCTGACCGGATAAAAAATATGTTCCACGGTCTTGGCCGGGGCGGTATTCGCCACCTGCACAGTCGCCGGATTATAAAGGATTTTATCCGCCAGTTCACGGATATCGTGAGGCATGGTTGCGGAAAAAAGAAGGTTCTGACGACGCTTGGGAAGACGGGCCATGATCTTGCGGATATCCGGCAGAAAGCCCATATCCAGCATGCGGTCGGCCTCATCCAGTACAAGGGTGTCCAGCTTGTCCAGCTTGATCACGCCCTGATTAAGCAGGTCCAGCAGTCTGCCGGGACAGGCGACTACAACGGATGAACGGCGGGCAGCCTGAATCTGGGGCATGGCTCCCACTCCGCCGAAAACAGCGGCACTGCGGATTCCGGCCTCAACGCCCAGCTCCATAAAATTTTCATGAATCTGCAAAGCAAGTTCACGGGTCGGCGCAAGTACCAGCACACGCACAGGTCCCTGACCGGAGAAATTATTCTCCAGCAGACGCTGCATGATAGGCAGGGCAAAAGCGGCGGTTTTACCGGTTCCGGTCTGGGCAAGGCCCATTACATCGCGCCCTTTGAGGACTTCGGGAATGGCTTTTTCCTGAATTGGGGTCGGCGTTTCATAGCCGCAAGCATTGATTCCGGCCATGATGCGCCGGTCAAAAGAAAATTGTTTGAAACTCACAAATATATCCGTGGTGATAGGACTGTATCTGACGGCTGCGCGTGACGGCAACCGTGCTGCGGAAATTATTCCGAATACTTAATAATCTCTGGAACGTAGAGGATAAGGGCTCCGAAAAATGGAGCGAAAATTCCGATTTAAGGAATGCGATCTTTATATGCGTCCAGTCACGCCGAGGTGGGAGTTAGTGACTTATTATGGGGTAAATGTAAAGGGGAAATGTGGTGATGGTTGAAAGCAGATTGGAACACAATTCAAAACATAAACAAGATTATGTTTAATAAATAATTTACTTTATAACCACATAACTAGCTATATAAAACGATATTGCGAAAAATCAACATTTAAAAGACTATACCATTACAATCACACACAAAATGCACTCACAGAGCCTCCCGCTGCAATTCACAAGAAAAAAACACAAAAACATTCATATCTCAGTATGTTATGCTCACTTTTTATTCTCAACCATTATCACCTTCTTTCTATCATATTTATATGCTCGTACGTGCTTATTTTCATTTTTAGAGTGGACTTTAGATTTAAAGTTTGGTTAACGTACAAAAAGAAAAGGGAGACGTTGGCAGACGTCTCCCTAATTCAGCCGGTTCACGATTTTTTTATAGGTTAAAAGCCTACGCTAAGAACTTGGCACAATAAACAACCACAGTCTGTACAGAAGGCTGTGGTTGTTGCTTTTCAAAATCCAATACAAAGCGAAAAATCGCCTCACAGAACTCGAAAAAACCATCGCCGTATTTGTTCAAAATCCAGAGACAAAATAAATCCAGCAATCGTAATGGAATTTCAGATCGCGGCTTAGGATTTCTAGGACTGTTGACCGAGGCCTTTGGCCCCGAATAAAGACTATCCATATTTGCCTCACTTACGCGAACCAAGCTACCAACTCAAACTTTACTAAACTTTATCTGGAAACTTCCCAAAATATATGTTGTAATTTAAAGTTTGTCGTTGCTTTAGAAAGTATAGTAACAGACTCAAAAATTCGGTCAAGACTCTCTAGACTTTTTCTACTACTAATCGGCGATAACCCTTGGGAGAGTAAGGAAAAGTCGTGTGGAACACGACTTTTCCACAGTTGTTCATCGCTTGTGCAATACCGCTTAAGACACTGAAAAACTGGACTATTCACACTACAATCTTTGTCTTTTTTTTACGTACTTCAAGGATAGCCAAACAAAAAAAATTCCGCAGCACCAAAGCACTGCGGAATCTTATATTCAAATCAACATCCCCTAAGGGACATTAAATCTTAGTAGCGGTAGTGATCAGGCTTGTAAGGACCTTCAACATCAACGTTGATGTAACCGGCCTGTTCTTCGGTCAGAACTTCAAGCTCAACACCGAGACGCTCGAGGTGAAGTCTTGC from Desulfovibrio sp. JC022 includes:
- a CDS encoding class D beta-lactamase — encoded protein: MVLLRVFGVTVFCLCIFCSIAFAGPVVLDKRLAEPFEECGYKGCFVLLDAERKVITSSDLQLVDKPLMPASTFKIVHSLIALKSGVHENVDSVLKWDGKNRGYKPWNQDLNLEQAVKYSAIWYFEETARRIGRERIHEELLALGYTNADTKGSTIAFWLDGNLRVTPLEQVEFLEKLYTGGLTFAQENQKAVRDLLLLEKNDDYTFWGKTGWAQRVSPQIGWLVGAVKVKDGRMFYYATYIESSEPGASFSKSRFEITKKCLKLSGIIS
- a CDS encoding RNA-binding protein, with the translated sequence MSKNIYVGNLPWSATEDEVRAAFEAFGEVVSVKLIEDRETGRPRGFGFVEMEDAGAMEAIDNLDGKDFGGRNLKVNEAKPRAPRPRW
- a CDS encoding DEAD/DEAH box helicase translates to MSFKQFSFDRRIMAGINACGYETPTPIQEKAIPEVLKGRDVMGLAQTGTGKTAAFALPIMQRLLENNFSGQGPVRVLVLAPTRELALQIHENFMELGVEAGIRSAAVFGGVGAMPQIQAARRSSVVVACPGRLLDLLNQGVIKLDKLDTLVLDEADRMLDMGFLPDIRKIMARLPKRRQNLLFSATMPHDIRELADKILYNPATVQVANTAPAKTVEHIFYPVSQHLKNNLLFRVLEQTKYDSMLVFTRTKHKAKNLARRLAARGHKATFLQGNMSQNQRQRSLDGFRDGTFKVMVATDIAARGIDCDRITHVINLDVPDTAETYTHRIGRTGRAGRSGSAFSFVTRDDLRLMREIEKAVGYSIEHRTLEDFDYDKPNAHADQKSNPRRSGGNTGRGGAKRSERGAGRRSERSSERNSEKGSGAGEGGRSSRSSQKRKYGKSSTNSEDSGQRKPGRPPRRRRRNVRSSKV